One Acetobacterium sp. KB-1 DNA segment encodes these proteins:
- a CDS encoding type IV pilus twitching motility protein PilT has protein sequence MTNFLELVNYGRRNDCSDIHLSRELPPVFRKNGKLYQSDFEHNPQMIENLIFSLLTPIERESLESGTDLDFCHVTPEGLRQRVNIYKQQGSYAAAIRLLNDTIPSFEDLKLPPIIRKLASEPRGLILITGPTGSGKSTTLASMIDYINMNRAVHILTIEDPVEYKHEHKHSIVHQREIGVDANSFAQALRSSLREDPDVILVGEMRDYETVSAAVTAAETGHLVLSTLHTIGAANTIDRIIDVFPPHSQQQIRTQLSSILKGVVTQQLVPLATGEGRMAALEVLIGTDAVLNLIRENKTHQLASVMQTGGRDGMKTLNADLAMLVRDQKITYEVGLEWASDKQEFNQYFGR, from the coding sequence ATGACAAATTTCTTAGAGCTGGTTAATTATGGCCGCCGCAATGATTGTTCGGATATTCATCTATCCCGGGAGCTGCCACCGGTTTTCAGAAAAAATGGTAAGCTTTATCAAAGCGACTTTGAACATAATCCGCAAATGATTGAAAACCTGATTTTTAGCTTGTTGACTCCGATTGAACGGGAGAGTCTGGAGTCCGGTACCGATCTGGATTTTTGCCATGTCACCCCAGAAGGGCTAAGGCAGCGGGTCAATATCTATAAACAGCAGGGCAGTTATGCTGCTGCCATCCGTTTGCTTAACGATACCATTCCCAGTTTTGAAGACTTGAAACTGCCGCCGATTATTCGGAAGTTAGCCAGTGAGCCACGCGGACTGATTTTAATCACCGGTCCCACCGGTAGCGGAAAGTCAACCACGCTGGCTTCAATGATTGATTACATCAACATGAATCGGGCAGTGCATATTTTAACCATTGAAGATCCGGTGGAATACAAACATGAGCATAAGCATAGTATCGTTCATCAACGCGAAATTGGGGTCGATGCCAACTCTTTTGCACAAGCCCTGCGGTCTTCGTTGCGGGAGGACCCGGATGTGATTTTGGTGGGTGAAATGCGCGACTACGAAACCGTTTCTGCTGCCGTTACCGCCGCCGAAACGGGGCACCTGGTCTTGTCGACACTCCACACCATTGGGGCGGCCAATACCATTGATCGAATCATTGATGTCTTTCCTCCCCACAGTCAACAGCAGATTAGAACCCAGCTGTCCAGCATTTTAAAAGGGGTCGTTACCCAGCAACTGGTGCCCCTGGCCACTGGGGAAGGTCGGATGGCCGCCCTGGAGGTGCTAATTGGCACCGATGCGGTGCTTAATCTGATCCGCGAAAATAAAACCCATCAGCTGGCTTCGGTGATGCAAACTGGCGGCCGTGACGGTATGAAAACCCTGAATGCCGATTTGGCGATGCTGGTGAGAGACCAGAAAATCACCTACGAAGTCGGTCTGGAATGGGCCAGTGACAAGCAGGAGTTTAATCAGTATTTTGGGCGGTAG
- a CDS encoding GspE/PulE family protein: METKNIRIGDILINAGFIKEEQLQEALAYQKVDKSKRLGAILVDYGYVTESQLLEALSKRLNVLVLDLKDTVIDLDAAGKIPQNIAFKYTLIPIAEENNHLVVAMNDPLDFYAIEDLRLITNMNIDVVLATREVILETIRKTYTEIEAKKAAKAANKTVEGSSLSFVEDILTNEGDAPIVNLVNSVLLKGHNAGASDIHIEPFEKETIIRLRIDGLIVDYLTLANNLHQSLIARIKILSNLDIAERRVPQDGHFRIRIDGVEMNVRSSSIPTVYGEKMVMRFLSMNVPLDHAGQFGMNDGDYQKILQMLQSPHGVVYITGPTGSGKTTTLYMILEMLSQRNVNIATIEDPVERNLPKINQTQVNILAGLTFDVGLRSILRQDPDIIMVGETRDSETASIAVRSAITGHLVLSTLHTNDAVSAVVRLQDMGVEPYMVANSLTGVVAQRLVKKICPNCREAYAATEIEKDLLGEPRLTTLYRGRGCHMCNNTGYKGRTAIHEILAIDKTIRTLISRREPIEDIYSYVEETERLIPLRKSVSILTIQGITSMEEFLKLSYYVE; this comes from the coding sequence ATGGAAACTAAAAATATTCGAATTGGTGATATTTTAATAAACGCCGGATTTATTAAGGAAGAACAGCTTCAAGAAGCCCTGGCTTATCAGAAGGTGGATAAAAGTAAACGGCTGGGGGCGATTCTGGTTGATTATGGTTACGTTACCGAGTCTCAGTTGTTGGAGGCCTTGTCTAAGCGCCTGAATGTACTGGTGTTGGATTTAAAGGATACCGTTATCGATTTGGATGCGGCGGGAAAAATCCCTCAGAATATTGCCTTTAAGTATACGCTGATCCCGATTGCCGAAGAGAACAATCACCTGGTGGTGGCGATGAATGATCCTTTGGATTTTTATGCCATTGAAGATCTACGGCTGATTACCAATATGAACATTGATGTTGTTCTGGCCACCCGCGAAGTGATTCTTGAGACAATCCGAAAAACTTATACCGAAATTGAAGCAAAAAAAGCCGCCAAAGCCGCCAATAAGACGGTTGAAGGCAGCAGCCTGTCTTTTGTGGAGGACATTCTTACCAATGAGGGAGACGCCCCGATTGTCAATTTGGTCAATTCGGTTTTGTTAAAAGGACATAATGCCGGGGCCAGTGATATTCACATTGAACCCTTTGAAAAAGAAACCATTATTCGGCTACGAATTGACGGTCTGATTGTTGATTACCTGACTCTGGCTAATAATCTCCATCAGTCCCTGATTGCCCGTATTAAGATCCTGTCAAATCTGGATATCGCCGAACGCCGGGTCCCCCAGGATGGCCATTTCCGGATTCGTATCGATGGTGTTGAAATGAATGTCAGGAGTTCCAGTATCCCTACCGTTTACGGCGAAAAAATGGTGATGCGTTTTTTAAGCATGAATGTACCACTCGATCATGCCGGTCAATTTGGAATGAATGATGGGGATTATCAGAAAATCCTTCAAATGCTCCAAAGCCCCCATGGGGTGGTTTATATCACGGGTCCGACCGGTAGCGGCAAAACCACCACCCTGTACATGATTTTAGAAATGCTCAGTCAGCGGAATGTTAATATCGCTACCATCGAAGATCCGGTGGAGCGGAATCTGCCCAAGATCAATCAAACTCAGGTGAATATTCTGGCGGGGCTGACCTTTGACGTGGGTCTGCGTTCGATTTTGCGTCAGGATCCGGATATCATCATGGTTGGTGAAACCCGGGACTCCGAGACGGCTTCCATTGCTGTGCGTTCCGCCATTACCGGTCATCTGGTGTTGTCTACCCTCCATACCAATGACGCGGTATCGGCCGTGGTGCGACTCCAGGATATGGGCGTTGAGCCTTATATGGTGGCCAACTCATTAACCGGGGTAGTAGCCCAGCGACTGGTCAAAAAAATCTGTCCCAATTGCCGGGAAGCCTATGCGGCGACCGAGATTGAGAAAGACCTGCTGGGGGAACCCCGGCTGACCACCTTGTATCGGGGCCGCGGTTGCCACATGTGCAACAATACCGGTTACAAAGGCCGAACGGCTATCCATGAAATTCTGGCCATCGATAAAACCATTCGGACTTTAATTTCCCGAAGGGAACCGATTGAGGATATTTACAGCTATGTGGAAGAAACCGAGCGGCTGATCCCCTTGCGAAAAAGTGTCTCTATTCTGACAATCCAGGGGATTACCTCGATGGAAGAATTTCTTAAATTATCATATTACGTGGAATAG
- a CDS encoding EAL domain-containing protein, giving the protein MKPRLKFVRGSVIATAIVVLFLTLSFAYVSLIDRELEEQTYLYLSEVGNQGAQLVEAKVETHLQDMETISKLIEASGKVDQREMLELIKINAVKSEYKRMGIVSLSGELMTTDGLTYSVSERPYFTEAKVGKVVVSDTLADYSDGKPINVYAAPIYRNNEVVAVVLASVETEKMKNYLEVESFSNQGYSYIVKANGDEVISSLHPNSVGVFGNMFKVLDFGEMRAGDDMTVVRQKMALREEGSFSIRYAGLERHTVYQPLKINDWYMMTVVPTQVISDQTRRISWYSFLLIGGSFIVITILFATIFVFQDRAKKRLERIAYVDEVTGGNNWQKFKLEATEVLESKAVTSCAILTFDIDRFRFINEEYGHEKGDLVLKTVVKILKERMNKQETYARVSGDHFAILCLCDERDKITRRIKEFIRVLNVEREAIGIKERISCHFGIYIIEDKKGNLEKIREKANMARIAAKTADNHHWFFYSDAFRKKIGDEKEIIDQMEDALENNQFEMYLQPKYNLHTNSYCGGEALVRWRHPQKGLISPGEFIPIFEQTGFIRKLDMFMLEEVCKVLKSWEAKKHPDISISVNISRKNLNQIDFIERVLSITNQYRIHRGQLEIELTESSIFEDVDRMIEIGQAFRNYGFKMSMDDFGSGYSSINLLGNLPLDVIKMDQGFFNSRINREQNHIVVESTIDMIKKLGMTVVAEGIETKEEVEMLRKLGCDIIQGYFFGKPMSVHEFEKQIFLKQVIFGEEGKNGN; this is encoded by the coding sequence ATGAAGCCACGTTTAAAATTTGTTCGGGGAAGCGTCATTGCAACTGCGATTGTTGTTCTCTTTTTAACGCTTAGCTTTGCATATGTATCCCTTATTGATCGGGAGTTAGAAGAACAAACCTATTTGTATTTATCGGAGGTGGGAAATCAGGGTGCCCAATTAGTGGAGGCCAAGGTTGAAACCCACCTACAAGATATGGAAACCATCAGTAAACTAATTGAAGCCAGTGGAAAAGTGGATCAGCGGGAAATGCTCGAACTGATCAAAATAAATGCGGTAAAAAGTGAGTATAAACGAATGGGGATTGTTAGTCTCAGTGGCGAGCTGATGACCACGGATGGGCTAACTTACAGTGTATCCGAGCGCCCTTATTTTACCGAAGCCAAGGTCGGCAAGGTGGTCGTATCGGATACTCTTGCCGACTATTCTGACGGCAAACCCATTAATGTTTATGCAGCTCCGATTTATCGCAACAATGAAGTGGTGGCAGTTGTTCTGGCTTCGGTGGAAACTGAAAAAATGAAAAACTATCTGGAAGTCGAGAGCTTTTCAAACCAGGGTTACTCTTATATTGTCAAGGCCAATGGGGATGAGGTGATCTCATCGCTTCATCCCAATAGTGTGGGCGTGTTTGGAAACATGTTTAAGGTATTGGATTTTGGAGAAATGAGAGCTGGAGATGATATGACAGTGGTGAGACAAAAGATGGCCTTAAGGGAAGAGGGCAGTTTTTCGATTCGTTATGCTGGTCTGGAACGCCATACGGTCTATCAGCCGCTTAAGATTAACGACTGGTATATGATGACAGTCGTGCCGACCCAGGTAATCAGTGACCAGACAAGAAGAATTAGCTGGTATTCATTTCTGCTGATTGGCGGGTCATTCATTGTCATTACGATTTTGTTTGCCACGATCTTTGTTTTTCAGGACCGTGCTAAAAAAAGGTTGGAGCGGATTGCCTATGTGGATGAGGTGACCGGAGGCAATAATTGGCAAAAGTTCAAGTTGGAAGCAACTGAAGTTTTAGAATCTAAAGCGGTAACCAGTTGCGCCATTTTGACCTTTGATATTGACCGCTTTCGCTTTATCAATGAAGAATATGGCCATGAAAAGGGTGATTTAGTGCTTAAGACAGTGGTAAAGATCTTAAAAGAGCGGATGAACAAGCAAGAAACCTATGCCCGGGTGTCTGGTGATCATTTTGCGATTCTCTGTCTTTGTGATGAGCGGGATAAAATAACCCGGCGGATTAAAGAATTTATTCGCGTCCTTAACGTTGAAAGAGAAGCCATTGGTATTAAGGAACGGATCTCCTGTCATTTTGGCATCTATATTATTGAAGATAAAAAGGGCAACCTCGAAAAAATCAGAGAAAAGGCCAACATGGCGCGGATTGCGGCTAAAACCGCTGATAATCATCATTGGTTTTTCTATTCAGATGCCTTCCGTAAAAAAATTGGGGATGAAAAAGAAATTATCGATCAGATGGAAGATGCACTGGAAAACAATCAGTTTGAAATGTATCTCCAACCCAAGTATAATCTCCATACCAATAGCTATTGCGGGGGTGAAGCATTGGTGCGGTGGCGGCATCCTCAAAAAGGGCTGATCTCTCCGGGGGAATTTATTCCTATTTTTGAACAAACCGGGTTTATTAGAAAATTGGATATGTTTATGTTAGAAGAGGTGTGTAAAGTCTTAAAAAGCTGGGAAGCCAAAAAACATCCAGACATATCGATCTCAGTCAATATTTCTCGAAAAAATCTCAATCAGATTGATTTTATTGAACGGGTTCTAAGCATTACCAACCAGTACCGAATTCATCGGGGGCAGCTTGAAATTGAGCTCACCGAATCCAGTATTTTTGAAGATGTCGATCGGATGATTGAGATTGGGCAAGCCTTTCGGAACTATGGCTTTAAAATGTCCATGGACGATTTTGGATCCGGTTATTCTTCGATCAACCTGTTGGGAAATTTACCTTTGGACGTGATTAAGATGGATCAGGGCTTTTTCAACAGTCGCATCAATCGCGAGCAAAACCATATCGTGGTGGAATCCACTATTGATATGATTAAAAAACTGGGGATGACGGTGGTTGCCGAAGGGATTGAAACAAAAGAAGAGGTAGAAATGTTAAGAAAACTCGGCTGCGATATTATCCAGGGCTACTTTTTTGGGAAACCGATGTCCGTACATGAATTTGAAAAGCAAATTTTTTTAAAGCAAGTGATTTTTGGGGAAGAAGGAAAGAATGGAAACTAA
- the carB gene encoding carbamoyl-phosphate synthase large subunit: MPLRSDIKRVLVIGSGPIVIGQAAEFDYAGTQACKALKNYGLEVILINSNPATIMTDKAMADKIYIEPLTLEVIRRIILLEKPDSILSTLGGQTGLTLSMQLAKEGFLDAHDVKLLGANLETIEKAEDRQAFKDMMREIGEPCIPSEVVLTIEDAVRFAATIGYPVIVRPAFTLGGTGGGIAANQQELEEIATHGIRLSPISQILVEKGIAGWKEIEFEVMRDAKGNVITVCSMENFDPVGIHTGDSIVVAPCQTLSDKEYQMLRTSALKIISALKVEGGCNCQFALNPENFNYAVIEVNPRVSRSSALASKATGYPIAKVASQIAIGFSLDEIINEVTGTTTACFEPALDYIVVKFPRWPFDKFVYAKRTLGTQMKATGEIMSIGSSFEHAMMKAIRSIELGMETLTVEKLVEASDEDIMKMLADSDDERSFVVYEAIKRGVALDTIFAITKIDKWFLDKLRHLAVMEKDLTTLGLTEERVRVAREIGFLDKTIEELSGEKINEDPKTYASFKMVDTCAGEFAAQTPYFYSTRDKENEAALFIAEHPSGKERVLVLGSGPIRIGQGIEFDYCSVHCAWALREKGYEAIFINNNPETVSTDYDTSDRLYFEPLTKEDVRSVVETEKPIGAIVQFGGQTAIKLTRYLEEMGVPVLGTSPANIDAAEDREVFDQLLESCQIRRPQGETVYTTAEAVEVAERLGFPVLLRPSYVLGGQNMIIAYESEDVVEYMDIITTIALENPVLIDKYLMGKEVEVDAISDGENYLIPGIMEHIERAGVHSGDSISVYPPQTLDQRTRDTIIDYTGRLVKALDIVGMVNIQYVIYEEEVYVIEVNPRSSRTVPYISKVTDIPMVNIATKMMLGDKLADLGYAPGLHPEGDYVAVKVPVFSFSKLQDVDTQLGPEMKSTGEVLGVAKTFADALYKGLVASGRSMERSGGVLLTVKDRDKEAIVEIGRQFHEMGFVIYGTVGTALILNENNIPTKVVRRLAESKPNIGDLIESGKLNYVISTSSKGRMPHHDDVRMRRKCVETSIALLTSLDTAQALLDCLKSNRTMAEIELVDIKEIR; the protein is encoded by the coding sequence ATGCCTTTAAGAAGCGATATTAAACGAGTCCTGGTGATTGGCTCCGGCCCGATTGTTATTGGACAGGCGGCGGAATTTGACTATGCCGGTACTCAGGCCTGTAAGGCCTTAAAAAACTATGGTCTGGAAGTTATTCTGATTAACTCCAACCCGGCGACGATCATGACGGATAAGGCCATGGCGGATAAAATATATATTGAGCCCTTAACCCTGGAAGTCATCAGACGAATTATCCTGCTGGAAAAACCGGATAGTATACTCTCCACCCTGGGCGGTCAAACCGGCCTGACCTTGTCGATGCAATTGGCCAAGGAAGGATTTTTGGATGCCCATGATGTCAAGCTGCTGGGCGCCAATCTGGAAACCATCGAAAAAGCGGAAGACCGTCAGGCCTTTAAAGATATGATGCGCGAAATCGGCGAACCCTGTATTCCCTCCGAAGTGGTACTTACCATTGAAGATGCGGTTCGCTTTGCGGCTACTATCGGTTATCCGGTGATTGTCCGACCAGCATTTACCTTAGGCGGCACCGGTGGCGGGATTGCGGCAAACCAGCAGGAGCTGGAAGAAATCGCCACCCACGGCATTCGGCTGTCACCAATTAGTCAGATTCTGGTCGAAAAAGGGATTGCCGGCTGGAAAGAAATTGAATTTGAAGTGATGCGAGATGCCAAAGGGAATGTCATCACCGTCTGTAGTATGGAAAACTTTGACCCGGTGGGAATTCACACCGGGGACTCGATTGTAGTGGCACCCTGCCAAACCCTCAGTGATAAAGAATACCAGATGCTTCGGACCTCCGCCCTTAAAATTATTTCCGCACTGAAGGTTGAAGGCGGCTGTAATTGTCAGTTTGCCCTCAATCCGGAAAACTTCAACTATGCGGTGATTGAGGTTAACCCCCGGGTTTCCCGTTCGTCAGCTCTGGCGTCAAAAGCGACCGGCTATCCGATTGCCAAGGTGGCCAGTCAGATCGCGATAGGTTTTTCACTCGATGAAATTATTAATGAAGTAACAGGGACGACCACAGCTTGCTTTGAACCGGCTCTGGATTACATTGTGGTTAAATTCCCCCGGTGGCCCTTTGATAAATTTGTTTATGCCAAACGCACCCTCGGTACTCAGATGAAGGCCACTGGTGAAATTATGTCGATCGGTTCCAGCTTTGAACATGCGATGATGAAGGCCATTCGTTCGATTGAGTTGGGGATGGAAACATTAACCGTTGAAAAATTGGTGGAAGCGAGTGATGAAGACATCATGAAAATGCTTGCGGATTCGGATGATGAACGTTCTTTTGTCGTTTATGAAGCGATTAAGCGGGGCGTTGCTCTGGATACGATCTTTGCGATCACCAAAATTGACAAATGGTTTTTAGATAAACTGCGCCATCTGGCGGTGATGGAAAAAGATCTGACGACCCTGGGTTTAACCGAAGAACGGGTGCGAGTAGCCCGGGAAATCGGCTTTTTAGATAAAACCATCGAGGAATTATCGGGCGAGAAAATCAACGAAGATCCTAAAACCTATGCTTCGTTTAAAATGGTTGATACCTGTGCCGGCGAATTTGCGGCGCAGACGCCCTATTTTTACTCGACCCGGGATAAAGAAAATGAAGCGGCTTTATTTATTGCCGAACATCCCTCGGGTAAGGAACGGGTTTTAGTACTTGGTTCCGGCCCGATTCGGATCGGCCAGGGGATCGAGTTTGACTATTGTTCGGTGCATTGTGCCTGGGCGCTGCGGGAAAAAGGCTATGAAGCGATTTTCATTAACAACAACCCGGAAACCGTCTCGACCGACTATGATACCTCAGACCGACTCTATTTTGAACCCTTGACCAAAGAAGATGTCCGCTCGGTAGTCGAAACTGAAAAACCAATCGGTGCGATTGTTCAGTTTGGCGGCCAGACTGCCATCAAACTGACCCGTTATTTAGAAGAGATGGGCGTCCCGGTACTGGGTACCTCACCAGCGAATATTGATGCCGCCGAAGACCGTGAAGTCTTTGACCAGCTACTGGAATCCTGCCAGATCCGCCGCCCTCAAGGCGAAACCGTTTATACCACCGCAGAAGCGGTCGAAGTGGCTGAACGCTTAGGCTTTCCAGTCCTGCTTAGGCCTTCTTATGTACTGGGTGGGCAGAACATGATCATCGCCTACGAGAGTGAAGACGTGGTAGAATATATGGATATTATCACCACCATCGCCCTGGAAAACCCTGTCCTGATTGATAAATACCTGATGGGCAAAGAAGTCGAAGTCGATGCCATCAGCGATGGTGAAAACTACCTGATCCCGGGAATCATGGAGCATATCGAACGGGCTGGGGTTCATTCTGGTGATTCGATTTCGGTCTATCCGCCGCAAACGCTTGATCAGCGGACCCGCGATACCATCATCGACTACACCGGCCGCTTGGTCAAGGCGCTGGATATTGTCGGGATGGTCAATATTCAATATGTTATTTATGAAGAGGAAGTCTACGTCATTGAAGTGAACCCCCGTTCATCGCGAACGGTGCCCTATATTTCTAAGGTGACCGATATTCCGATGGTCAACATTGCCACTAAAATGATGCTCGGCGATAAGCTGGCTGACCTGGGTTATGCCCCGGGGCTCCACCCCGAAGGCGACTACGTAGCCGTTAAGGTGCCAGTCTTTAGCTTCTCTAAGCTGCAGGATGTCGATACCCAGTTAGGACCAGAAATGAAATCGACCGGCGAAGTTTTAGGTGTTGCCAAAACCTTTGCCGATGCCCTCTATAAAGGTCTGGTCGCGTCCGGCCGCAGCATGGAACGGTCTGGCGGAGTCCTGCTGACCGTTAAAGATCGCGATAAAGAAGCGATTGTCGAAATCGGTCGCCAATTCCACGAAATGGGTTTTGTTATCTACGGCACCGTGGGAACGGCCCTGATTCTCAACGAAAACAATATCCCCACCAAGGTGGTTCGTCGATTGGCGGAAAGCAAGCCAAACATCGGTGATCTGATTGAAAGCGGCAAGCTGAACTACGTGATTTCCACCTCAAGCAAGGGTCGAATGCCCCATCATGATGATGTTCGGATGCGACGAAAATGTGTGGAAACCTCGATTGCTCTGCTGACTTCTTTAGATACCGCCCAGGCGCTGCTGGATTGCTTAAAATCCAATCGTACCATGGCCGAAATCGAGTTGGTTGATATCAAAGAAATCCGATAG
- the carA gene encoding glutamine-hydrolyzing carbamoyl-phosphate synthase small subunit, producing MSYYKRDKRAWLVLSDGSVFEGYNFGCEGTTIGEIVFTTGMTGYQEVLTDPSYYGQIVLQTYPLIGNYGINADDMESERSWINGYITKEWCEEPSNFRNTHNINEFMIEQDKIGIWDVDTRAITRVIREHGTMNGAITTEDIATTKAALMEKIRDFKVVNPVQTVSRKNKGWYYSQVNRANHVALIDYGYKHNILRMLLRLGCNVTVMPANTTIEEIRMLNPDGIMLSNGPGDPAENIEIIENLKDFVNYGKPIFGICLGHQLLALAMGGETFKLKYGHRGMNQPVKDVTRDRVFITSQNHGYAVVPESIPAEVGNVTHFNLNDGTCEGVQYPDIHAFTVQFHPEASAGPNDTGYLFEQFTDLMERGQQGCL from the coding sequence ATGTCTTATTACAAGCGAGATAAGCGAGCCTGGTTGGTGCTGTCAGATGGCAGTGTTTTTGAGGGCTATAATTTTGGGTGCGAAGGCACCACCATCGGCGAAATCGTCTTTACCACCGGGATGACCGGTTACCAGGAGGTGCTCACAGATCCCTCTTATTATGGACAGATTGTCCTGCAAACCTACCCCTTAATTGGAAACTATGGGATTAATGCTGACGATATGGAGTCAGAACGAAGCTGGATCAACGGTTATATCACCAAAGAATGGTGTGAAGAACCGTCAAATTTCAGAAATACCCACAATATCAATGAGTTTATGATTGAGCAGGATAAGATCGGGATCTGGGATGTCGATACCCGCGCCATTACCCGGGTAATTCGTGAACACGGCACCATGAACGGTGCCATTACCACCGAAGACATTGCCACCACCAAAGCCGCCCTGATGGAAAAAATCCGCGACTTTAAGGTGGTTAATCCGGTGCAGACGGTTAGCCGCAAAAACAAGGGCTGGTATTACAGCCAGGTTAACCGCGCCAACCATGTCGCGCTAATTGATTATGGCTACAAACATAACATCCTGCGGATGTTGCTGCGCTTAGGCTGCAATGTCACGGTGATGCCGGCCAACACCACCATTGAGGAAATCCGGATGCTTAATCCCGATGGCATCATGCTGTCCAATGGACCCGGAGATCCGGCTGAAAATATAGAAATCATTGAAAATCTCAAAGATTTTGTCAACTATGGCAAACCCATTTTTGGCATCTGTCTGGGACATCAGTTGCTGGCTTTAGCTATGGGCGGCGAAACGTTTAAACTGAAATACGGCCACCGGGGTATGAATCAGCCGGTTAAAGATGTCACCAGAGATCGGGTCTTTATCACCAGCCAGAACCATGGTTATGCGGTGGTGCCGGAGAGTATTCCGGCCGAAGTGGGAAACGTGACGCATTTTAATTTAAACGACGGCACCTGCGAAGGGGTGCAGTATCCGGACATCCACGCCTTTACGGTGCAGTTCCATCCCGAAGCCAGTGCCGGACCCAACGATACCGGCTATTTATTTGAACAGTTCACTGATCTTATGGAAAGGGGGCAACAAGGATGCCTTTAA
- a CDS encoding adenylosuccinate synthase — protein MSISVLVGAQWGDEGKGKMVDYFAKQSDLIVRFQGGDNAGHTVINDYGIFKLHLIPCGVFNKDCQCLIGTGMVVNPDVLLEEMQQIIEAKLSLAGLKISAKAHILMPYHQKLDELMEASGGIGTTKRGIGQAYAYKAMRKSLRFEDLLNLDNVKKKLEIIVPVVNDQMASYKIEPYTVEALFAKCQAWAKTFSHMIVNPVGYLHDMIEADKKILFEGQLGAMKDIDLGIFPYVTSSNPIAAYAAVSGGFPAKKIDTVIGVAKAFSSAVGAGPFPTEEFGGTIDILRGTGEKPDDEFGARTGRSRRLGWIDIPVLKYTHAINGYDELALCKIDKLDDLPEIKICIDYKLDGELLKSFPSTEDLGRVEPVYITLPGWLSETRGIRRLEDLPENAKKYIKTIEDLVGTTIAYVGVGPNREDLAIR, from the coding sequence ATGTCGATTTCTGTATTAGTTGGCGCCCAATGGGGCGATGAAGGCAAAGGCAAAATGGTGGATTATTTCGCCAAACAGTCTGATTTAATTGTTCGGTTTCAAGGGGGCGACAACGCAGGTCATACTGTTATTAATGATTATGGTATTTTCAAACTTCATTTAATTCCCTGTGGTGTTTTCAACAAAGATTGTCAATGTTTAATCGGAACCGGCATGGTTGTTAATCCGGATGTTTTACTTGAAGAAATGCAACAGATCATTGAAGCAAAGTTAAGCCTGGCAGGACTTAAAATATCGGCTAAAGCTCATATTCTCATGCCCTATCATCAAAAACTGGATGAACTGATGGAAGCCAGCGGCGGCATTGGTACAACCAAGCGGGGAATTGGTCAAGCCTATGCCTATAAAGCGATGCGAAAAAGCTTGCGCTTTGAAGATTTACTAAATCTTGACAATGTCAAAAAGAAACTGGAAATTATTGTGCCAGTGGTTAATGACCAAATGGCTTCCTATAAGATCGAACCCTATACCGTGGAGGCTTTGTTTGCAAAATGTCAGGCCTGGGCAAAAACCTTTAGCCATATGATCGTTAATCCGGTTGGCTATTTACACGATATGATTGAAGCCGATAAAAAGATTCTTTTTGAGGGTCAACTGGGAGCGATGAAAGACATTGATCTGGGGATTTTTCCCTATGTTACCTCATCCAACCCGATTGCTGCCTATGCCGCCGTCAGCGGTGGCTTTCCGGCCAAAAAAATCGATACCGTGATTGGGGTGGCCAAAGCTTTTTCTAGTGCCGTCGGTGCTGGCCCCTTTCCGACCGAAGAGTTTGGTGGCACGATTGATATCCTCCGTGGTACCGGCGAAAAACCGGATGATGAGTTTGGCGCCCGCACCGGCCGGTCTCGTCGATTGGGCTGGATTGATATTCCGGTGCTGAAATATACCCATGCGATTAACGGATATGATGAACTGGCCTTATGTAAAATTGATAAACTCGATGACCTGCCAGAAATTAAAATCTGTATCGATTATAAATTAGATGGAGAACTGCTAAAAAGTTTTCCAAGCACCGAAGATTTAGGTCGGGTTGAACCAGTTTATATCACCCTTCCCGGTTGGCTAAGTGAAACCAGAGGAATTCGTCGACTGGAAGATTTACCAGAGAATGCCAAAAAATACATTAAAACAATTGAAGACTTGGTTGGAACGACCATCGCCTATGTTGGCGTTGGCCCGAACCGAGAGGACTTAGCAATTCGATAA